Proteins from a genomic interval of Salinarchaeum sp. Harcht-Bsk1:
- a CDS encoding Gfo/Idh/MocA family protein has translation MDQDTPRIGFVGLGNMARHHVDNLLDQDVEIAAGVDVVPEAREAFADDFGAETFEDVDAMCEVVDAAFVVTPNRFHEDAAVTILENDVALYQEKPLAHTLESAERIANAAADSDAIAMVGLHNRFNGGAEVLDAYRQEGRFGDVSHVEIEYVRRRGIPAIGTWFTDKSTAGGGSLIDIGVHAIDLGLHLAGHPDVVEVSGTARSEFGDRDDTADMDIWGTPDPDGVFDVDDSASAFFRGDDGTTFSLEVAWASNREPAQSVTVRGDDGGATLDLSSGETTIYEDGTAGIDHVSDAAIETKSRDAHAACQRAFLEGLRTGEQPERNTVEQALTVQQVIDGIYRSSEADAAVRLDE, from the coding sequence TCGATCAGGACGTCGAGATCGCAGCGGGCGTCGACGTCGTCCCGGAGGCGCGCGAAGCCTTCGCCGACGACTTCGGCGCCGAGACGTTCGAGGACGTCGACGCGATGTGCGAGGTCGTCGACGCCGCGTTCGTCGTCACGCCCAATCGCTTCCACGAGGACGCTGCCGTCACGATCCTCGAGAACGACGTCGCACTGTACCAGGAGAAGCCCCTCGCGCACACGCTCGAGAGCGCCGAACGGATCGCCAACGCCGCGGCGGACTCTGACGCGATCGCGATGGTGGGTCTTCACAACCGGTTCAACGGCGGCGCCGAGGTCCTCGACGCCTATCGGCAGGAGGGCCGCTTTGGCGACGTCAGTCACGTCGAGATCGAGTACGTCCGCCGTCGCGGGATCCCGGCGATCGGCACGTGGTTCACAGACAAGTCAACGGCCGGCGGCGGGTCACTGATCGACATCGGCGTCCACGCGATCGACCTGGGGCTCCACCTCGCTGGCCACCCCGACGTGGTCGAGGTCTCCGGTACTGCACGCAGTGAGTTCGGCGACCGCGACGACACCGCCGACATGGACATCTGGGGCACGCCGGATCCGGACGGCGTCTTCGACGTCGACGACTCCGCGAGCGCCTTCTTCCGTGGCGACGACGGCACGACGTTCTCGCTCGAGGTCGCCTGGGCCTCGAACCGCGAACCCGCCCAGTCCGTGACCGTCCGTGGCGACGACGGCGGTGCGACCCTCGATCTCAGTTCCGGCGAGACGACGATCTACGAGGACGGGACCGCGGGCATCGACCACGTCTCCGACGCCGCAATCGAGACCAAGAGCCGCGACGCGCACGCCGCATGCCAGCGTGCCTTCCTCGAGGGACTTCGTACGGGCGAGCAGCCCGAGCGAAACACGGTAGAACAGGCCCTGACCGTCCAGCAGGTCATCGACGGCATCTACCGGTCGAGCGAGGCAGACGCCGCCGTCCGCCTGGACGAGTAG